In Gorilla gorilla gorilla isolate KB3781 chromosome 16, NHGRI_mGorGor1-v2.1_pri, whole genome shotgun sequence, the genomic window AATCTCTTGAGAGGACAGCAACATAAACCTCTAGAGATGCAGTTTCAGAAAGGCCCCTCCTTCTGGCAGCTTGTGATTTAGAAAAGTGGgttcattcaataaacacttaCTGAGCACGTATGGACCAGGTACGGTTCTTCACAGCAGATACAGGATGGAAAAGGACAGACAGGAGCCCTTAGCCCTGAGGTCTCCACTCTAGGGGGCCTTTAAATCTCAGACTCGAGAGCTAACAGAGACCTTTGATACTCACTACCTCCTCTGGAAACACGAGCCCAAAAAGGAGAGGTGGCTTGTCCAGAATCAAAGAGCAAATTAGGGACTGAGTCATGGCAGAAATACGGGGCCCTTGACAACCAGTCAGGCTAGCACTTCCCCAGGAGGCAACAACCCCAGGGCGTGTGTAGCAAGGACTCGAGCAGGGGTGTCTGGAGAGGAGAGAGTCGGCAAAGAGGGCAGCAAAAGAAGAGCCATGCTGCATGCTCTGGGGTCCCTCCAGGTGAGGCCTGGGCACCCAAGCTCCCTATTTGTCCCGGGCACCAGGGACCCCCAGCCCCTTTCTTCAGGGCCCCAAGGGGAAACTGGAGCCCAGGATTGGCAGCGTGGAATCAGGGGACCCCACCGGACTCTTACCaaagatttgatggttttcttCAGCCGACTGATTTTGACGGACGTTGAATCCAGGACTACTGCTCGTTCTTGGCACGGGCTCTGAGGTGCatgcagagaggaggaggtggagcaggAGTGGGGGGAGAGGTAGAGAGAACGATCGTTAGGGCTGGGGGTGTGTGGGCTGTCTCAGCTGGCAGAGGGGCACCCAGTCccacctggaggaggaggttggagGGTTGACCCGAAGGGTCACTGCACCTCCACCCAGAGCCTCTTACCTCCAGATCTTTCAGGGTAGCAGATGATGTAGGGCCTTCCCTGTGGAAACCTGTTGCTGACTACAAGAGATGAGAGTGCACATGGAGATGTTCTGTCCCCCACAGTGTCTGAGCcctctgacttcctttcttccccatcaactggcaacattttcttttctgcctatcTTGGACCTTTTGTCCCATAACTCCTTTGTGCCAACTTCTCTCATGGTTCTTATCTCCCCACCATCCCATCCTGGGGCCCCTTCAGTGACTCCTGATGGCAAGTGGCTGTTCCCATTGTCCTGGTTTCCCCTTGAGACTGGGGATGAGGAAAATCAAACCATATCCTGGGTGTCCTGAGTGTTTACAGCAGGCCATGTACTAGGGATTaacataaaaacaacaataacaaatctcatttaaacttcacaaATGGAAGTGAAACAATACCACCTCTATTATACAGATGTGAAAACAGAGGCCCAATGAGGTCAAGCAACTTGCCCTAAATCATATCCCTAGCAGAGCAGATGgagaggcaggattcaaacctagaattccttttttttttttgagacagagtcttgctctgtcaccaggccggagtgcggtggcatgatcttggccactgcaagctccacctcccaggttcacaccattctcttgcctcagccttctgagtagctgggactacaggcacacgccaccccgtgtggctaatgtttttgtatttttagtagagacagggtttcactgtgttaaccaggatggtctcgatctcctgacctcatgatccgcctgtcttggcctcccaatgtgctaggattacaggcgtgggccaccacacccggctaaagcCAGAATTCTTAACCAGTACCCAGCAGTCCATCCACAATCTTAAGAATTACCCTCTATTGCCCCTTGGGCCCCCTGTCCCCAGAAGCCTGGTCAGCCAAGACTCACATCCCCAGGTGGCTGGCAACCACCACAAGTGGCTGTCTCAGGGATActgccatttgtttttctgttcctgttcgTTCCTGCTGGAACTCTAGGGCTGTTTTTCTGCCAATATTCTTTTAACTGTTGGAAAGAAGAGCAGTAATATTCATGAGAACCGTCAGCCCCTACAGCCACATCCTCCTTTACAGTTTTTACAAAATACACTTACACATCATCTGATTTAATGACACCAACAACTGTACAAGGTGTTGTCACACTCATTTAGCGACTGAGAAGGATTGCTATcatggctagaaaaaaaaaaaaaggcaatactgGAACTTTGAAACTCAGTCTTCTGACTCCAAGCTCTGAGGTTTTGCCAAGAATCAGCAGCTGCCGGGGACCAAAACCAGAGGCAGAGgtagaaaagtaaacattaagTAGGCAGGAACTGTATGCCCTGTGGTTTAGTTGTGCATCCTCACACGTCTGTTAGTGTGAAGAAGTGCACCAGTACCTCTCAAACTTTTCTATCAATGTgtcctcatggcagaaggcagcctTTCTCTTAAATCAGAATTTATCAGAAAGAGGACAACCCAAGCCTCATTTCAGAGAGAGGTCTGGTATACTCTTAGAAACCTATGTGACTGTCATCCCTAAGTACATTCATGTTTTTTCTCTTGATCTCAAGAGAATCAAGGGAAACTGATGCTTCAGAAAGATGTCCCACATTTATCCTGTGGCACTCCAAGTACCCAAGGTTGAGATAATATGAGGAAGATTCAAGGTGTCAAGTTCAGTTTCCCAAGATCTATTCCACAGAAGATGAGCAAATGTCACTTCAGAGACCACTGACTGAAGGAGAGTCTGGTCCCAGAACCATGGAGAATTAGAATATGAGGtggagaactcagaaaaaaatgttaaaatctctCTGGAAAGTAGAAGCCTGGGAGAAAACCAAATCAAACCCATTCTCTCATTGCCACCCAGAGATACTGTCAATGTTTTGAGTTCATGGGGGAAGTGTAGGCTTTTCCCACCGTCAACATCTGTAAGGGAGTGAGGCAGCCTGGAACCTCTTGCTCCTAGGTCCCATAGTCTCCATTCCCCTTCCAGCTGGAAATTTGTGCTGTGACCAGAGGAACCAGAAACGGGGTGAGAACGCTTAGGGGACTGGGTCGTAAGGTCAAAGGCCAGTCTTGCAGTAACGGCAGTTACTAGGTGGGCTGTGACATCACAACATTCCACTCCTCCTGGTCGGGGGGAGGGACCATGTCAGCACCATGTCCAAGTCGCCGCTCCACGATGGGGGAGGGAAGCACAGGGTTGGGACCCAGCTCCTTGGAGACGCCAGCACAAAGAACCCAGGGAGGTCGACCTTGAGGCAGCAGGAGGGGAGGGCACAGTCTGCAGCAGGGAGTCCCAGGAGTCACCAGCCCAAAGTCACCCAGGGATGACTGGCGAGGGTGGGGCCTGGCTCCTTGGAGATGAGAGCCCAAAGAGCCCAAGGAGATCAAGCTTGGGGCGGCAGGAGATGAGGGCCCAGTAACGGAGCGGGAAGCCCCAGGAGTCACCCACCCAAAGTCACCCTGGGGTGATTGGCGAGGGCAAGGACTGGGCTGCTTTCTGAAGGGGTGGGGCTGACTGACAAAACTTTGGTGGGGGTAGCCCAAGGCACCGGGGTTGGGGGGACCAGTCCAGTGTGCCTCAGGAGTCGTATAGACTCTGGCAGGGGTCTTGTCATCAGAGGGGATCTGTGGCTGGGTTGAGGGGCTATGACCTAGTGCGTTGTTACCTTTTTCTTGGCTGCAGCCAATTTGTTGTGTTGAGTTTCTTCTGCCATCCCacggtggggagggaggaagggttgGGGCCACAGCAGCAAAATCCCAATAAGAACTGATCAAGGCCTCCAGTAACCTATCAGGCAGCTGTGTGACTGAGCCAGAGGAGGCGTAACCAGGGCCCCAGTAGAATGCGGAATAGGGGCGTGGCCTTAATGCTCCAAGCCCATTGGTCAATGAGAAAGATGAAAGGGAAAGGGGGCGTGGCCAGACAGCAGCGTGTCCAGAGGGCCCTGTGACTCACAAGGAAAGCTGCCCATGGCAACCGCTCTCCCCACCCACTCTAAGAGAGGGGAGAGGCCTCCCACTCTGGAAGAGAAGAGGGGCCGGCTTTTGctttaaaagctttaaaactttaaaaaatatatgtgtgtatactttatatatatgtgtgtccgtgtgtgtgtatctatgtttTTCTCCATAGCTGTCTTCATTATCCAGTTTCTATGCAAGGTCTATGATTTTGGCCTATATGTTTCATCTTTGATTACAGTGCAAAAATTACCAGTATTACCTTAACTGAGATACAGatcctataaaaatggaa contains:
- the LOC134757233 gene encoding golgin subfamily A member 8N-like; amino-acid sequence: VYFVKTVKEDVAVGADGSHEYYCSSFQQLKEYWQKNSPRVPAGTNRNRKTNGSIPETATCGGCQPPGDSATGFHREGPTSSATLKDLESPCQERAVVLDSTSVKISRLKKTIKSLKQQKKQVEHQLEEVT